The proteins below come from a single Osmerus mordax isolate fOsmMor3 chromosome 3, fOsmMor3.pri, whole genome shotgun sequence genomic window:
- the LOC136940443 gene encoding SEC14-like protein 1, with amino-acid sequence MVQQYQSPVRVYKHPFELIMAAYVRRFPHCHLVPVFVDSEVISERHSEDGVTTVTERRCKVEADAPRLFKRMAGLDYLYFLQKNTLNRLERSLHIEVTNETFSSRVMVHEICNYTVHPENEDWTCFEQIASLDIKSFFGFENAAEKLAMKQYASNIKKGKEIIEYFLRELEEEGVTSIPRWAPPAPPPAARLHPPPVSAPPVHAAPPRDAQTDPPAAPPDDKLDADYIRRYLGDLTPLQESCLIRLRLWLQETHKDKIPKDQHVLRFLRARDFSLEKARELLCQSLTWRKQHQVDFLLDSWERPQVLHDYYTGGWHHHDKDGRPLYILRLGHMDTKGLVRALGEESLLRQVLSINEEGLRRCEENTRVFGRPISCWTCLVDLEGLNMRHLWRPGVRALLRIIEVVEANYPETLGRLLILRAPRVFPVLWTLVSPFIDENTRRKFLIYAGNDYQGPGGLVDYIDMEIIPDFLGGDCLCEIPEGGMVPRSLYRTAEELESEELRLWNDTIYKSASIFKGAPHEILIEISEASSVITWDFDVCKGDVGFHLYHSRRAPAPLAVPRREALTLGAHAITSPGANNAQLIERSWVLGRDYSMVQTALTCKEGESVQGSHVTRWPGSYILQWRFHSAPACSASSLPRVDDVLASLQVSSHKCKVMFYTEVLGSHDFRGSMTSLESSHSGFSLLSAATTSSGQSQSSSTISR; translated from the exons ATGGTGCAGCAATACCAGTCACCCGTGAGAGTCTATAAACACCCGTTTGAGCTGATCATGGCA gcataCGTCAGACGGTTTCCTCACTGCCACCTGGTCCCCGTGTTTGTGGACAGTGAGGTCATCAGCGAACGCCACAGCGAGGACGGCGTTACCACGGTTACGGAGAGACGCTGCAAAGTGGAGGCGGATGCCCCTCGCCTGTTCAAGAGG atggcagGGCTGGACTACCTGTACTTCCTCCAGAAGAACACTCTGAACCGTCTAGAGAGAAGCCTTCACATAGAGGTCACCAACGAGACCTTCTCCAGCAGGGTCATGGTCCACGAGATCTGCAACTACACG GTGCACCCAGAGAACGAGGACTGGACCTGCTTTGAGCAGATCGCCAGTCTGGACATCAAGTCCTTCTTCGGCTTTGAGAACGCCGCGGAGAAGTTAGCCATGAAGCAGTACGCCAGCAATAttaaaaag ggtaAAGAGATCATAGAGTACTtcctgagagagctggaggaggagggggtgacctccatccctcgctgggccccccctgcacctcctccagccGCCAGGCTCCATCCGCCCCCCGTCTCGGCCCCCCCCGTCCACGCGGCCCCCCCCAGGGACGCCCAGACAGACCCCCCCGCAGCACCCCCAGACG ACAAGTTGGACGCGGATTACATCCGGCGTTACCTAGGCGACCTGACACCTCTGCAGGAGAGCTGTCTGATCAGACTGCGTCTGTGGCTGCAGGAAACACACAAGGACAAG ATTCCTAAGGACCAGCATGTTCTGCGGTTCTTGCGGGCTAGGGACTTCAGCCTGGAGAAGGCCAGGGAGTTGCTGTGCCAGTCGCTCACCTGGAGGAAGCAGCATCAGGTGGACTTCCTGTTAGACTCCTGGGAGCGCCCGCAGGTCCTGCACGACTACTACACTGGAGGCTGGCACCATCACGACAAGG atggacGTCCTCTCTACATCTTAAGACTGGGCCACATGGACACCAAGGGTCTGGTGAGAGCACTGGGGGAGGAGTCTCTACTGAGACAg GTCCTGTCTATCAATGAGGAGGGCCTCAGGAGATGTGAAGAAAACACCAGAGTGTTCGGGCGACCAATCAG CTGCTGGACGTGTCTGGTGGACCTGGAGGGCCTGAACATGCGTCACCTGTGGAGGCCGGGGGTCCGAGCCTTGCTGAGGATCATCGAGGTGGTGGAGGCCAACTACCCTGAGACCCTGGGGAGACTGCTCATCCTGAGGGCCCCCCGGGTGTTCCCTGTGCTCTGgaccctg GTGAGCCCCTTCATCGATGAGAACACCCGCAGGAAGTTCCTGATCTATGCAGGAAATGACTACCAGGGCCCTGGAG GCCTGGTGGACTACATCGACATGGAGATCATACCTGACTTCCTGGGCGGGGACTGCTTG tgtgagaTCCCAGAGGGGGGCATGGTGCCCAGGTCTCTGTACCGTACagcagaggagctggagagtgaGGAACTGCGGCTGTGGAACGACACAATCTACAAGAGTGCCAGCATCTTCAAGGGAGCCCCACACGAG atCCTGATAGAGATCAGTGAAGCGTCCTCGGTCATCACCTGGGACTTTGACGTGTGTAAAGGCGACGTGGGGTTCCACCTGTACCACTCCAGACGGGCCCCCGCCCCGCTGGCAGTGCCCAGGAGAGAGGCCCTCACCCTGGGGGCCCACGCCATCACCTCCCCCGGAGCCAACAACGCCCAGCTGATCGAGCGCTCCTGGGTGCTGGGGCGGGACTACAGCATGGTGCAGACGGCCCTCACCTgcaaggagggggagagtgtaCAG GGCTCCCATGTGACCCGCTGGCCCGGGTCCTACATCCTGCAGTGGCGTTTCCATAGCGCCCCGGCCTGCTCCGCCTCCAGCCTGCCTCGCGTGGACGACGTCCTGGCCTCCCTCCAGGTCTCCTCCCACAAGTGCAAGGTCATGTTCTACACGGAGGTGCTCGGGTCACATGACTTCAG gggCTCTATGACCAGTCTGGAGTCCAGCCACAGTGGCTTCTCCCTCCTCAGCGCTGCCACCACCTCCTCTGGCCAATCACAGTCCAGCTCCACAATCTCCAGGTAG
- the LOC136940566 gene encoding alpha-1,6-mannosylglycoprotein 6-beta-N-acetylglucosaminyltransferase B, with amino-acid sequence MARRCLLTVKPFRIFVAGISFFSLFLVMTSLGGHLLARRQGDSPFTVRAEVLGGPESRLVLKRISEMLEAILKRMDHLTSPSSPSPSLRLQQLSHALHRIQPLGLVERIQAIAQNVSDMAEKVERILQHSLDSNRGRGRGAGLCVVPDHPQYPHCRSKVDWMRSRWISDPCYAFYGVDGSDCSFLSYLSQVERFCPPAAWRNQSAPPSTYRPPSPPPRIQAGFRADVGPLLEQLGCRKEAFCLMRRRVVRLASLWSSAARRLDDRLRHTWRQQKKVLVHVGFLTEESGDTFSSRVLKGGPLGELVQWADIMSALHMLGHDLSISVSQRELQGFLGVRPGRGSCPLTGGLPFDLIYTDYHGLQHLKRHMGLSLRTHRCHLRVIDSFGTEPVYNHEEYATQHGYITSWGHWNLSPGQYMTMFPHTPDNSFMGFVAEEPNNSERSSIRRNKAHNMAVIYGKEAAMWKGKEKFLSILHEYMEVHGTVYSESQRPLEVPAFVQNHGLLGQHDLQLLLRRAKLFVGFGFPYEGPAPLEAIANGCIFLQPKFTQPHSSLNHEFFKGKPTSRQVSSQHPYAEQHIGKPHVFTVDFNSSQQLHTAIREIMRTKVEPFLPYEYSCEGMLERVHAYIHNQDFCSPQATFPPVNMSSVWPGSPPSPFVLLPSESALSWASNVRAPPSWPPLSSLRLLASLEGQSCVEACKRAGLICEPSYFHYINIREAFRGLKLQCVEVEEKEHPVCPAFTVGSGACCLQKEPLLSSCAGAGPEQLRLCPCRGYRKGQVALCPHCL; translated from the exons gatcTTTGTGGCAGGGATCAGCTTCTTCAGCCTGTTCTTGGTAATGACCTCCCTGGGGGGGCATCTGTTGGCACGGCGACAAGGAGACTCCCCCTTTACCGTCAGGGCTGAAG tgctggGAGGGCCAGAGTCCCGGTTGGTCCTGAAGAGGATCAGTGAGATGCTGGAGGCTATCCTTAAGAGGATGGACCACCtgacttccccctcctccccctccccctccctgaggCTGCAGCAGCTCAGCCACGCCCTCCACAg gatTCAGCCGCTGGGTCTGGTGGAGAGGATCCAGGCCATCGCCCAGAACGTGTCGGACATGgctgagaaggtggagaggataCTGCAGCACAGCCTAGACTCCAACAGAG gcaggggcaggggggcagggctgtgtgtggtgccTGACCACCCACAGTACCCCCACTGCCGAAGCAAGGTGGAC TGGATGCGCTCTCGGTGGATTTCTGACCCTTGTTACGCCTTCTACGGCGTGGACGGCTCCGACTGCTCCTTCCTGTCCTACCTGAGCCAGGTGGAGCGGTTCTGCCCCCCCGCGGCCTGGAGGAACCAGAGCGCCCCCCCGTCCACATAccgacccccctctccccctcccaggatACAG gcagGGTTCAGGGCAGATGTGGGTCCTCTGTTGGAGCAGCTGGGCTGCAGGAAGGAGGCGTTCTGCCTCATGAGGAGGCGTGTGGTGAggctggcctctctctggtcctcggCCGCCCGTCGGCTGGACGACAGACtcagacacacctggagacagcaGAAGAAG gtcCTGGTCCATGTGGGCTTCCTGACGGAGGAGTCAGGTGACACGTTCAGCTCCAGGGTTCTGAAGGGCGGTCCGCTGGGTGAGCTGGTCCAGTGGGCTGACATCATGAGCGCTCTGCACATGCTCGGTCACGACCTGAGCATCTCCGTCTCCCAGAGGGAGCTGCAGGG gttccTGGGCGTGCGCCCAGGGAGGGGTAGCTGCCCCCTGACAGGAGGGTTGCCCTTTGACCTCATCTACACAGACTACCATGGCCTGCAGCATCTGAAGCGTCACATGGGCCTGTCACTCAGGACgcacag gTGTCATCTCCGGGTGATAGACTCGTTCGGCACCGAGCCGGTATATAACCATGAGGAGTACGCTACGCAGCACGGATACATCACGAGCTGGGGCCACTGGAACCTCAGCCCGGGACAGTACATGACCATGTTCC CACACACTCCGGATAACTCGTTCATGGGCTTTGTGGCGGAAGAGCCGAACAACTCTGAGAGGAGCAGCATCCGGAGGAACAAGGCCCACAACATGGCTGTGATCTACGGCAAGGAGGCGGCCATGTGGAAG GGTAAGGAGAAGTTCCTGTCCATCCTACATGAGTACATGGAGGTCCACGGGACGGTGTACTCTGAGTCGCAGCGCCCCCTGGAGGTGCCTGCGTTCGTGCAGAACCACGGCCTGCTGGGACAGCATGacctccagctgctgctgagGAGGGCCAAG cTCTTCGTGGGGTTTGGCTTCCCGTACgaaggccccgcccccctggaAGCTATAGCCAATGGGTGCATCTTTCTTCAGCCGAAGTTTACCCAACCTCACAGCTCTCTCAACCACGAGTTCTTCAAAGGCAAGCCTACATCCAGACAG gtgtcCTCCCAGCACCCCTACGCAGAGCAGCACATCGGCAAGCCTCATGTCTTCACGGTGGACTTCAACAGCTCACAGCAGCTCCACACTGCCATCAGAGAGATCATGAGGACCAAG gtggagcCTTTCCTGCCCTATGAGTACAGCTGTGAGGGGATGTTGGAGCGTGTTCACGCCTACATCCACAACCAG gacTTCTGTTCTCCCCAGGCAACGTTTCCTCCAGTTAACATGTCCAGTGTTTGGCCCGgcagccctcccagccccttTGTCCTCCTGCCCAGCGAGAGTGCCCTCTCCTGGGCATCCAACGTCAGGGCGCCCCCCTCCTGGCCCCCGCTCTCCTCTCTGAGACTACTGGCCTCCCTGGAGGGGCAGTCTTGTGTGGAGGCGTGTAAGAGGGCGGGGCTAATCTGTGAGCCCTCCTACTTCCACTACATCAACATCAGAGAGGCCTTCAGGGG GTTGAAGCtgcagtgtgtggaggtggaggagaaggagcaccCTGTGTGTCCTGCCTTCACCGTGGGGAGCGGGGCGTGTTGCCTCCAGAAGgagcccctcctctccagctgtgCGGGGGCCGGCCCAGAGCAGCTGCGTCTCTGTCCCTGCAGGGGCTATCGCAAGGGACAGGTGGCGCTCTGCCCACACTGCCTGTga